A single window of Pontiella agarivorans DNA harbors:
- a CDS encoding PQQ-binding-like beta-propeller repeat protein, which translates to MMLPGDVAVVPIFVNAGAALLPAMAAGIATFFALLFKPRALLKACKEKPLIPLGVLLVIGGVWAAVKFRPSHGGAPVAAETTRSPAQTGSVYIDWTEVALQSIKARARGELKSVQPRPSVALQTAGVEEPVMFRGGSARLGARGAAPEGELKLVWDYYPSWVDDDGSVEVVDSAMMLSSPAVFGDRIYSASCELDPPDSYGIVFCVNAGSGETIWSIDQVEGEELMGFFSSPAVTADGKYVLIGQGLHPDTNCRLICIDAEKGEVHWTVQSELHIESSPAIENGVVYVGAGAIEDPATHKPVSHTGYVMAIRIEDGKELWRHDVADPESSPIVKDGVVYIGSGFNGKAVVALRVEEELEGQPREIWRTETPYPITGAVTLVDDIVIVGGGNGDFVFRDPDPAGVVMALDAKTGKVRWSTAMPDAVLGAVAAGKYLIAPVAAGRVMALDPSTGNTVWSTAVSGQAPVLAGASIAGDVVYAVSHDGYLATLSLETGEVLDKIYINDRTRPGEQGLSISSPMIQDGRIYVGSETGGLRCYEGS; encoded by the coding sequence ATGATGCTGCCTGGTGATGTTGCTGTTGTTCCGATTTTTGTAAATGCAGGCGCGGCGCTGTTGCCGGCTATGGCGGCGGGAATCGCCACGTTTTTTGCCCTGCTGTTCAAGCCCCGGGCGCTGCTGAAAGCGTGTAAGGAAAAACCGCTGATTCCGCTGGGGGTTCTGCTGGTGATCGGCGGAGTTTGGGCTGCGGTAAAATTCCGGCCGTCTCATGGCGGTGCGCCTGTTGCCGCAGAAACAACCCGCTCCCCTGCACAGACCGGATCCGTGTATATCGACTGGACGGAAGTGGCGCTCCAAAGCATTAAAGCCAGAGCCCGCGGTGAACTGAAATCGGTTCAGCCCCGGCCGTCGGTTGCATTGCAAACGGCCGGTGTTGAAGAACCGGTGATGTTCCGGGGCGGCTCGGCCCGCCTCGGGGCAAGGGGGGCTGCGCCGGAGGGCGAGCTGAAACTGGTGTGGGATTATTATCCGAGCTGGGTGGATGATGACGGCTCGGTGGAAGTGGTCGATTCCGCCATGATGCTTTCGAGTCCTGCCGTTTTCGGTGACCGGATTTATTCGGCTTCGTGTGAGCTCGATCCGCCGGACAGTTACGGCATTGTCTTTTGTGTGAATGCGGGTTCCGGTGAGACCATCTGGTCGATTGATCAGGTGGAAGGCGAAGAGCTGATGGGTTTTTTCAGTTCGCCTGCGGTTACGGCCGATGGAAAATATGTGCTGATCGGCCAGGGCCTGCACCCCGACACCAACTGTCGGTTGATCTGCATCGATGCGGAAAAGGGGGAGGTGCACTGGACTGTGCAGAGTGAACTGCATATTGAAAGTTCGCCGGCCATTGAAAACGGGGTGGTTTACGTCGGAGCCGGTGCCATTGAAGATCCGGCTACGCATAAACCGGTCAGCCACACCGGCTATGTGATGGCCATCCGTATTGAAGACGGTAAAGAACTTTGGCGGCACGATGTGGCCGACCCGGAAAGTTCTCCGATTGTGAAAGACGGCGTGGTGTACATCGGCAGTGGATTTAACGGAAAAGCGGTTGTGGCCCTGCGGGTGGAGGAAGAGCTTGAGGGGCAGCCGCGCGAAATCTGGCGAACCGAAACGCCGTATCCGATTACAGGGGCGGTAACGCTGGTGGACGATATCGTCATCGTCGGCGGCGGTAACGGTGATTTTGTGTTCCGCGATCCCGATCCCGCCGGTGTGGTGATGGCTCTCGATGCGAAAACCGGAAAAGTCAGATGGTCGACCGCGATGCCTGATGCGGTACTCGGTGCTGTGGCAGCCGGAAAATATTTGATTGCCCCTGTGGCAGCCGGTCGTGTGATGGCCCTCGATCCGTCGACGGGCAATACGGTCTGGTCAACGGCCGTCAGCGGTCAGGCTCCGGTGCTGGCCGGCGCGTCGATTGCCGGCGATGTGGTTTATGCGGTCAGTCACGATGGCTATCTGGCCACCCTATCCCTTGAGACCGGGGAGGTGCTGGATAAAATCTACATCAACGACCGAACCCGTCCGGGGGAGCAGGGGCTTTCAATCAGTTCGCCGATGATTCAGGACGGCCGGATTTATGTGGGCAGTGAAACCGGGGGACTTCGCTGTTATGAAGGATCGTAG
- a CDS encoding FAD-dependent oxidoreductase, with product MKRVWMMCAGLVLTAGAENMDLRGLWTFDDGTGTQITDASGNGNIGFAQGVKWDKGVNNAGLLFNSGGFVNAGNDSSLSPAEGLTVEAWVKMWNLPYKNYPEIITKKGSYAFRFAPGGKLSIELMVDGQAVELTSRRTEWPNSVWTHVAATYDGETLALYTDGVKDAEKKVSGKIDKSRSSLVIGSTDGKSRVPGRMDEVRVAGRGWSAQEVYDSYHEGAYQVAREDSTFPQFFEKKNRRVPEMAVPGFIWIDAEDFSDYGGWSMDTQFVPQMGSPYLLAAGIGNPVKDAVTTLTVPEAGTYRIWVRSKNWLKEHAPGTFKVAVNGKTLEKTFGAEASGKWVWEDGGTVKLEKGDAALALHDLTGFYGRCDAIVLTSDEKYTPPAELQAYKNERARLTGQSLEATFKGDYDVIVVGAGVAGINAAISSARTGAKTALIQDRPMIGGNNSLELGVVVSGPANHGKPNMRESGLNEEIGRVRAYNYHGKWSRGAELVAAAETNLTIFLNTHVNEVEMDGSTIKAVKAFNMVDGSRTRYTAKQFIDCTGDGWLGYYAGAEYRHGREARSEFNESHAPEQADHITMSGCLMTGHTLSYNTKKEKTPQPYSGSEWLWDLRPNGKNLEARNGFEGSHTYGRWWHENVGETDDLWDPENTRDELIVLNLSYWNWIKNYSSVKDEAANYRLTIIPIGNAKRETRRLVGDHILTQDDVLSARKFEDAVATGGWSLDVHHPKGIWSEEGPFDFNTQAPANPLPFRILYSRNINNLLFAGRQVSATHVALGNVRVQGTTGVLGQAVGTAAAMCTAKGINPRELYRSYIKELQQQLIKDDQYIIGLKNEDPADLARHATVSASSFMAGGEPGQVINGMSRIVGKKKNMWMSDPAQPMPQWLELDFGQAKRMNAIYVTLDTDLNDKRHASWEFKESERFVPESIREYSVKVLVNGRWQTVAEVEDNFQRRRIHRFPSLEVSKVRIHVQRTNGDKSARIFEVRAYNE from the coding sequence ATGAAACGTGTGTGGATGATGTGTGCGGGCCTGGTGCTGACTGCGGGTGCGGAGAATATGGATTTGCGGGGGCTGTGGACTTTTGACGACGGCACCGGAACGCAGATTACCGATGCATCGGGCAACGGTAATATCGGTTTTGCGCAGGGCGTAAAGTGGGATAAGGGCGTAAACAATGCCGGTCTGCTGTTTAATTCGGGCGGATTTGTGAATGCCGGTAACGATTCCAGCCTGAGTCCGGCGGAGGGTCTTACGGTCGAAGCCTGGGTGAAAATGTGGAATCTGCCTTACAAAAACTATCCGGAAATTATTACGAAAAAAGGGTCCTATGCATTCCGGTTTGCGCCGGGCGGTAAACTTTCGATTGAACTGATGGTCGACGGGCAGGCGGTTGAACTGACCTCCCGCCGGACTGAGTGGCCGAACAGTGTGTGGACGCATGTGGCGGCGACGTATGACGGTGAAACGCTTGCGCTGTATACCGACGGCGTGAAAGATGCGGAAAAGAAGGTTTCGGGAAAAATCGATAAAAGCCGCTCGAGCCTGGTGATCGGTTCGACGGATGGGAAATCGCGCGTGCCCGGTCGTATGGATGAGGTCCGCGTGGCGGGTCGCGGATGGAGTGCGCAGGAAGTTTATGATTCCTATCACGAAGGTGCGTATCAGGTGGCGCGTGAGGACAGCACATTTCCTCAGTTTTTTGAGAAGAAAAACCGGCGTGTTCCTGAGATGGCGGTTCCCGGATTTATCTGGATCGATGCCGAGGATTTTTCCGATTACGGCGGCTGGAGCATGGATACGCAGTTTGTGCCGCAGATGGGTTCCCCGTATCTGCTGGCCGCCGGTATCGGAAATCCGGTGAAGGATGCGGTGACCACATTGACGGTGCCGGAAGCCGGAACCTACCGGATCTGGGTGCGGTCGAAAAACTGGCTGAAGGAGCATGCACCGGGGACTTTCAAGGTTGCTGTAAATGGAAAGACGCTGGAAAAAACATTCGGAGCCGAGGCGAGCGGAAAGTGGGTCTGGGAAGATGGCGGAACGGTGAAGCTGGAGAAAGGCGATGCCGCACTGGCCCTGCATGACCTGACCGGGTTTTACGGCCGTTGCGATGCGATCGTGCTGACTTCCGATGAAAAATATACGCCGCCGGCGGAACTGCAGGCCTATAAAAACGAACGCGCCCGACTGACCGGTCAGTCGCTGGAGGCAACATTCAAAGGGGACTACGATGTGATTGTGGTTGGTGCAGGCGTGGCCGGAATCAATGCCGCTATTTCATCGGCACGAACAGGGGCAAAAACTGCGCTGATTCAGGATCGCCCAATGATCGGCGGTAACAACAGCCTGGAGCTGGGGGTGGTGGTTTCCGGACCGGCCAACCATGGCAAACCGAATATGCGCGAGAGCGGACTGAATGAGGAAATCGGGCGGGTTCGGGCTTATAATTATCACGGAAAATGGAGCCGCGGGGCAGAGCTGGTGGCGGCGGCCGAAACCAACTTAACGATTTTTCTGAATACCCATGTCAATGAAGTGGAGATGGATGGAAGTACAATTAAGGCGGTGAAGGCGTTTAATATGGTGGATGGTTCGCGCACCCGCTATACCGCGAAACAGTTCATCGATTGCACAGGCGATGGCTGGCTGGGGTATTATGCCGGAGCTGAATATCGTCATGGGCGTGAGGCGCGGTCGGAATTCAACGAAAGTCACGCTCCGGAACAGGCCGACCATATTACGATGAGCGGCTGTCTGATGACCGGGCATACGCTGTCGTACAACACGAAGAAGGAAAAAACGCCGCAGCCGTATTCCGGTTCGGAGTGGCTGTGGGATCTGCGCCCGAATGGAAAAAATCTGGAGGCGCGCAACGGATTTGAAGGCAGCCACACCTATGGACGCTGGTGGCATGAAAATGTAGGTGAAACGGATGACCTGTGGGATCCGGAAAATACGCGCGACGAGCTGATTGTTCTGAACCTGAGTTACTGGAACTGGATTAAGAACTATTCTTCGGTAAAGGATGAGGCGGCGAACTATCGTCTGACGATTATCCCGATCGGCAATGCCAAGCGGGAAACGCGCCGTTTGGTGGGGGATCATATTCTGACGCAGGACGATGTGCTTTCTGCGCGGAAGTTTGAGGATGCGGTGGCCACCGGCGGCTGGTCGCTGGATGTTCACCATCCAAAGGGAATCTGGTCGGAAGAGGGGCCGTTTGATTTCAATACGCAGGCTCCGGCCAATCCGCTGCCATTCCGCATTCTGTATTCCAGAAATATTAACAATCTGCTGTTTGCCGGGCGCCAGGTTTCGGCCACCCATGTGGCTTTGGGCAATGTGCGCGTTCAGGGCACTACGGGCGTGCTGGGTCAGGCGGTGGGCACCGCTGCGGCGATGTGTACAGCGAAGGGGATCAATCCGCGTGAATTATACCGAAGTTATATTAAGGAGCTGCAGCAACAGCTGATTAAGGATGACCAGTATATTATCGGTCTGAAAAATGAAGATCCGGCTGATCTGGCACGTCATGCAACGGTCTCCGCTTCCAGTTTCATGGCCGGCGGTGAGCCCGGACAGGTGATCAACGGAATGAGCCGGATTGTCGGGAAAAAGAAAAACATGTGGATGTCTGATCCGGCGCAGCCGATGCCGCAGTGGCTGGAACTGGATTTTGGGCAGGCCAAAAGAATGAATGCCATTTATGTGACGCTGGATACTGATTTAAATGACAAGCGGCATGCATCCTGGGAATTTAAGGAGAGTGAACGTTTTGTGCCGGAAAGTATTCGCGAGTATTCGGTGAAGGTGCTGGTGAATGGACGCTGGCAGACGGTCGCTGAGGTGGAAGATAATTTTCAGCGTCGTCGGATTCACCGTTTCCCGTCGCTGGAGGTTTCCAAAGTCCGGATTCATGTGCAGCGGACCAACGGCGATAAATCGGCCCGGATCTTTGAGGTGCGGGCGTATAACGAATAG
- a CDS encoding S8 family peptidase, which yields MMKIFPVIGALLLVFSVQAATLRIEGEEAWLKSEGTPLSKILFLFEQRGAEVLIDPALELGRVTGEWEGAKVERLIAQLVSPNSYSVQWKRVNSPLGEFYQVSSIRVFGDRASAAKRLSEPGRVLDVVEGTNGVKYVRGEILVGFREGSTVKELSQLLRMLNGTVVEVINPPGIYRIRLNDDLSVEEALAIAAALEGVDAAEPNLAYSNAAMPTVPISGTHAGINLGLAPGETAIAVFDSGLDPVYADMDFIRGSWDALNPGGEMDDPTGHGTLVSLIASGAITPQGEETGNTGAPVLAVKVFDENGMTSSDVLMSAINYALASDVDVINLSFGTYEDVGFLENAVEYAASQGIAIFVASGNDGLDVAVNPAANPVTVSVAATDGSGHVAGYSNTAADTYASGTVEFDGKVYYGTSFASPRTAYEYATRAGEGQ from the coding sequence ATGATGAAAATTTTCCCGGTCATTGGAGCGCTGCTGCTGGTTTTTTCGGTTCAGGCGGCTACGTTGCGGATTGAAGGTGAAGAGGCGTGGCTGAAGTCGGAGGGTACGCCGCTTTCAAAAATTCTCTTTCTGTTTGAACAGCGGGGGGCCGAAGTGCTGATTGATCCCGCGCTGGAACTCGGGCGGGTAACCGGTGAGTGGGAGGGGGCGAAGGTGGAGCGCCTGATTGCCCAGCTCGTCAGCCCGAACAGTTATTCGGTGCAGTGGAAACGCGTAAACAGTCCGCTGGGCGAATTTTATCAGGTTTCCTCGATTCGTGTATTCGGAGACCGGGCTTCGGCCGCAAAACGTCTTTCCGAACCCGGTCGTGTGCTGGATGTGGTGGAGGGCACCAACGGTGTGAAGTATGTGCGCGGCGAAATTCTGGTGGGATTCAGGGAGGGGTCAACCGTTAAAGAGCTCAGCCAGCTGCTGAGGATGCTGAACGGGACCGTCGTGGAAGTGATTAACCCGCCGGGTATTTATCGGATTCGATTGAATGATGATCTCAGTGTTGAAGAAGCGCTGGCCATTGCGGCAGCTCTGGAAGGGGTTGATGCGGCGGAGCCGAATCTGGCCTATTCGAATGCGGCTATGCCCACCGTTCCCATCTCCGGAACGCACGCCGGCATTAATCTGGGGCTGGCTCCCGGCGAAACCGCCATTGCCGTATTCGACTCCGGTCTCGATCCGGTGTATGCCGATATGGACTTTATCCGCGGTTCCTGGGATGCGCTGAATCCGGGCGGGGAAATGGATGATCCGACCGGGCATGGGACGCTGGTTTCGCTCATTGCATCCGGCGCCATTACGCCGCAGGGCGAAGAAACCGGTAACACGGGGGCGCCCGTGCTGGCGGTGAAGGTATTTGATGAAAACGGCATGACTTCGTCGGATGTGCTCATGAGCGCCATCAACTATGCTCTCGCTTCAGATGTTGATGTGATCAACCTCAGTTTCGGAACCTATGAAGACGTCGGGTTTCTGGAAAATGCGGTGGAGTATGCCGCATCGCAGGGGATTGCGATTTTTGTGGCCAGCGGCAATGACGGGCTGGATGTGGCGGTCAATCCGGCGGCGAACCCGGTCACGGTTTCGGTCGCGGCTACGGACGGGAGCGGTCACGTCGCGGGGTATTCCAACACGGCTGCCGATACCTATGCTTCCGGCACGGTGGAGTTTGACGGGAAAGTGTACTACGGCACCTCATTCGCCTCGCCGCGCACGGCATACGAATATGCGACGCGTGCAGGGGAAGGTCAGTAA
- a CDS encoding PEP/pyruvate-binding domain-containing protein, whose protein sequence is MKDRSAFVLPLFQSTDVEQVGGKAVNLAKLMQAGLPVPDGFVITADAFRTSADGLVSSALADEIRTALAGLNGRRFAVRSSATAEDMAGASMAGQYDTFLNVQTAEEVIAAVEKCWSSVRSSRTEVYLSEYGIDLNEVAMAVVVQQQVSAEVAGVLFTVDPQNGSRENMLIEATWGLGEMLVSGEVQPDVICVSADADRVLSYDVAEKKYAIYPGGSGIEAVPEALRKQACLKFEQIARLRELGCRAEAHFGAPQDIEWAVEEGVVLMLQARPITTLAETDCYNRLLKETRDYLFQRLENGGGFWVRHNLGETLPHPTPLSWSLISHFMSGRGGFGTMHERLGFSPGAAVRNRSFLDRIGGEIYMDCSLMTEMFSDNYPFAYDPELLRRDPDAAQNPPTLPKGRLRAIGDAAKLARKAASKIETRTETLDREFDEDYVPKVLAWSEKQEALNLPEFGNEELIQLWREQTETVLDDFGAMAFLPSMVEAVAMEELRQILNEELWNEEPDEVISTLCVGTVPDRTMAGNLDLKRLDTETWIEQYGFRAPAEFDLASPRWRERPDEVVQLAAQLDDIDLEQVHRERTQAAEECMNRLHRELEPDVFNKIKTASDVVQRYLRFREDGKFYLMRAYSVLRLTALEFGRRLQLGDDIFFLQPTEIFQALETGFVPLDQVAKRKLEYAVEQRIQVPHVIEADDIPQFGTAPVRADGPTLDAHSVSSGLVEGSVEIVHSPEAGHHFPAGAVLVCPSTDPSWTPLFAKAGGLVLERGGALSHGAVVAREMGLPAVVLDGATELLEQGELITVDAQRGCIYRAGAEPIEHTDVPRSETPPPAGSKEAAANRMGLVAAILWGGLLALVFLLPPRLLHDPLFGILDALLWPLVRGAGMVGTVAVVAGVFGLLPILGQKLLTDNDRLFVAKRRSGRLRKAAAGLPADSERRKKMEALAAPVTTRILKASMVPLALILGPMILVFMWFPARVDPASWNASPGRMVSIVAEVDGECAEPVSLAVAEPLTLDSESVQTLPPIRAELEMIRVGWQQGSAMPELPWEVQAAGEQVRKTMLASLNAYLRNGVPPQKLTWLIQVPETAEGAFPVSLRIGDVAETEFNLVFGKSVPPEPSAWLEVSEQVVSVTVNYPRALQKASFFTLPGTKKDLGWLGVYLLIYLPVMFGSKFLLRVP, encoded by the coding sequence ATGAAGGATCGTAGTGCATTCGTTCTCCCGCTTTTTCAGTCCACCGATGTGGAGCAGGTCGGCGGAAAGGCGGTCAATCTGGCCAAACTGATGCAGGCCGGTCTGCCGGTTCCCGATGGTTTTGTGATCACTGCCGATGCGTTTCGTACCTCGGCCGACGGCCTCGTATCGAGCGCATTGGCTGATGAAATCCGGACCGCTCTGGCCGGTTTGAACGGGCGGCGTTTTGCGGTGCGCTCTTCAGCCACGGCCGAGGATATGGCCGGGGCCTCCATGGCCGGTCAGTATGACACCTTTTTGAATGTGCAAACGGCCGAAGAGGTCATTGCCGCTGTGGAGAAGTGCTGGAGCAGTGTGCGCTCCTCCCGCACGGAAGTTTATCTTTCGGAGTACGGCATTGATTTGAATGAAGTGGCCATGGCCGTGGTGGTGCAGCAGCAGGTTTCGGCCGAGGTTGCGGGGGTGCTTTTCACTGTTGATCCGCAGAATGGGTCGCGCGAAAACATGCTGATTGAGGCGACGTGGGGGCTGGGTGAAATGCTGGTTTCCGGCGAGGTGCAGCCCGATGTCATCTGTGTTTCCGCGGATGCTGATCGAGTGCTGTCATACGATGTTGCCGAAAAAAAATATGCGATCTATCCCGGCGGTTCGGGGATAGAAGCTGTTCCTGAAGCATTGCGGAAACAGGCCTGCCTGAAGTTTGAACAGATCGCGCGACTGCGGGAACTCGGATGCCGCGCGGAAGCGCATTTCGGCGCACCGCAGGATATTGAGTGGGCTGTGGAAGAGGGCGTCGTGCTGATGCTGCAGGCGCGGCCGATTACCACGCTGGCTGAAACGGATTGCTATAACCGGCTGCTGAAAGAAACCCGGGATTATCTTTTCCAGCGTCTGGAAAACGGCGGCGGTTTCTGGGTGCGTCATAATCTGGGGGAAACGCTGCCGCATCCGACACCGTTGAGCTGGAGCCTGATTTCGCATTTTATGTCGGGTCGCGGCGGATTTGGAACCATGCACGAACGGCTCGGTTTCTCGCCGGGTGCCGCAGTGCGGAATCGCAGTTTCCTGGACCGCATCGGCGGTGAAATTTATATGGATTGCTCGCTGATGACGGAGATGTTTTCGGACAACTATCCGTTTGCCTATGACCCGGAGCTGCTGCGCCGTGATCCCGATGCCGCCCAGAATCCGCCAACCCTCCCGAAAGGCCGCCTGCGGGCCATCGGCGATGCGGCAAAGCTGGCGCGGAAAGCCGCTTCAAAAATTGAAACACGGACCGAAACACTCGATCGGGAGTTTGATGAGGACTATGTGCCGAAGGTGCTGGCGTGGTCGGAAAAACAGGAGGCGCTGAATCTTCCGGAGTTTGGAAATGAAGAGTTGATTCAGCTGTGGCGCGAACAGACCGAAACGGTGCTGGATGATTTCGGGGCAATGGCGTTTCTGCCGAGTATGGTTGAAGCGGTGGCGATGGAGGAACTGCGTCAGATTCTCAACGAGGAGCTCTGGAATGAAGAGCCCGACGAAGTGATTTCCACGCTTTGCGTCGGTACGGTTCCGGACCGGACGATGGCCGGAAATCTGGATCTGAAACGGCTCGATACTGAAACGTGGATTGAGCAATACGGTTTCCGCGCGCCGGCCGAATTCGACCTGGCATCGCCGCGCTGGCGCGAGCGTCCGGATGAGGTGGTGCAGCTGGCCGCACAGCTGGATGATATCGATCTGGAGCAGGTGCATCGTGAACGCACGCAGGCGGCGGAAGAATGCATGAACCGTTTGCACCGCGAGTTGGAACCTGATGTTTTTAATAAAATAAAAACGGCTTCAGATGTGGTTCAGCGCTACCTGCGCTTTCGCGAAGACGGTAAATTCTACCTCATGCGGGCCTACAGTGTTTTGCGTTTAACCGCACTCGAATTCGGGCGTCGGCTGCAGCTGGGGGACGATATCTTTTTCCTCCAGCCGACTGAAATTTTCCAGGCATTGGAAACCGGTTTTGTCCCGCTGGATCAGGTTGCGAAGCGTAAACTGGAATATGCCGTGGAACAGCGGATTCAGGTGCCGCATGTTATCGAGGCCGATGATATTCCACAGTTTGGAACTGCACCGGTTCGAGCCGATGGACCGACTCTGGATGCGCATTCGGTATCGAGTGGTCTGGTTGAAGGATCTGTTGAAATTGTGCACTCTCCCGAGGCCGGACATCATTTTCCCGCGGGGGCGGTTCTGGTCTGTCCGTCGACCGATCCTTCGTGGACTCCGCTGTTCGCAAAAGCGGGCGGTCTGGTGCTGGAACGCGGGGGAGCGCTTTCGCACGGGGCGGTGGTTGCTCGTGAAATGGGCCTGCCGGCGGTGGTGCTGGACGGTGCCACGGAATTGCTGGAGCAGGGCGAGTTGATTACGGTGGATGCCCAGCGCGGGTGTATTTACCGCGCAGGTGCGGAGCCGATTGAGCATACGGATGTTCCGCGGAGCGAAACTCCGCCGCCGGCGGGAAGCAAAGAGGCCGCCGCAAACCGGATGGGACTGGTGGCTGCGATTCTGTGGGGGGGGCTGCTGGCTCTGGTTTTCCTTCTTCCGCCGCGGCTGCTTCACGATCCGTTGTTTGGAATTCTCGATGCGCTTCTCTGGCCGCTGGTTCGCGGCGCGGGCATGGTCGGAACGGTGGCGGTGGTTGCCGGGGTGTTCGGGCTGCTTCCAATCCTTGGACAAAAACTACTGACGGACAATGATCGTCTGTTTGTGGCAAAGCGACGGTCGGGCCGCTTGCGTAAAGCCGCCGCCGGACTGCCGGCCGACAGTGAACGGCGCAAAAAAATGGAAGCGTTGGCCGCACCGGTTACAACGCGGATTCTGAAAGCATCGATGGTGCCGCTGGCGCTGATTCTCGGTCCGATGATTCTGGTTTTCATGTGGTTTCCCGCTCGGGTGGACCCGGCGTCGTGGAATGCGTCTCCGGGGCGTATGGTGAGTATCGTGGCGGAAGTGGATGGCGAATGTGCGGAGCCGGTTTCGTTGGCGGTGGCGGAGCCATTGACACTTGATTCAGAGTCGGTGCAGACGCTGCCGCCGATTCGTGCAGAACTCGAAATGATCCGCGTCGGCTGGCAGCAGGGCAGTGCCATGCCGGAGCTGCCCTGGGAGGTGCAGGCGGCGGGCGAGCAGGTGCGGAAAACCATGCTGGCCAGTTTAAATGCCTATCTCAGAAACGGGGTGCCGCCGCAGAAACTCACGTGGCTGATTCAAGTGCCGGAAACGGCGGAGGGCGCGTTCCCGGTTTCGTTGCGGATCGGTGATGTTGCTGAAACGGAGTTTAACCTCGTATTCGGGAAAAGTGTTCCGCCGGAACCCTCTGCCTGGCTGGAGGTTTCGGAGCAGGTGGTTTCTGTGACGGTGAATTATCCGCGGGCGCTGCAGAAGGCGTCTTTCTTTACTCTTCCGGGCACGAAGAAGGATCTCGGTTGGCTGGGCGTCTATCTGCTGATTTATCTTCCGGTTATGTTTGGATCGAAGTTTCTGCTGCGGGTCCCCTGA
- a CDS encoding family 43 glycosylhydrolase codes for MKIRYPALVLAAVAGGAMAQNPLVTHMYTADPTARVFNDTLYIYPSSDQVPPEGRKANDFCMPGYRMFRLDGGATWTDVGPVLDQNEVPWGKKNSFAMWAPDCIEKDGKYYYYFPAAPLDGSAFRRIGVGVSDSPEGPFEWEPHYIEGVKGIDPGLFVDDDNRAYLYFGGGHELFVVPLKDNMKEIAAPPKKIEHLPTGYKEASFMFKRNGIYYMTFAHTFPQEGYTIGYATSDSPMGPFVYGGKIMDNIGNGTNHHSITKYKGQWILFYHWWDISGFNKLRSMRADYLQFHKDGSILKVKPTLRGIGTPGLGELIQVDRYNEINGCETAFLEKDGYRGWMVTETKPNSHVRFDRVNFTGAKKIQARIACGQTFGKFEIRQNHVWGKLLAEFPVHHTGGWNRWETIEAEIKEPIDGVHNLVVVFKPDWGGTKLVNLDWLKLTE; via the coding sequence ATGAAAATACGATACCCCGCTCTCGTTCTGGCCGCTGTTGCCGGAGGTGCCATGGCGCAGAATCCGCTGGTCACCCACATGTATACGGCGGACCCGACCGCCCGCGTTTTCAATGATACGCTGTATATTTATCCTTCGAGTGATCAGGTTCCGCCGGAGGGAAGAAAGGCCAACGATTTCTGTATGCCGGGGTATCGCATGTTCCGTCTCGATGGCGGGGCGACGTGGACGGATGTCGGTCCGGTGCTGGATCAGAATGAGGTGCCGTGGGGTAAAAAAAACTCATTTGCGATGTGGGCACCGGACTGCATCGAAAAGGATGGGAAATATTATTATTATTTTCCGGCGGCTCCGCTGGATGGTTCGGCTTTCCGCCGTATCGGGGTGGGGGTGTCCGATTCTCCGGAAGGCCCGTTTGAATGGGAGCCGCACTATATCGAGGGGGTGAAGGGGATCGATCCGGGGCTGTTCGTCGATGATGATAACAGGGCCTATCTCTATTTCGGCGGCGGACATGAACTGTTTGTGGTCCCGCTGAAAGACAACATGAAGGAAATCGCCGCGCCGCCGAAAAAGATCGAGCATCTGCCGACAGGCTATAAGGAAGCCTCTTTTATGTTTAAGCGGAACGGCATTTACTACATGACCTTTGCGCATACCTTCCCGCAGGAGGGGTATACGATCGGTTATGCCACATCGGATTCACCGATGGGGCCGTTTGTATACGGCGGAAAAATCATGGACAACATCGGTAACGGCACCAACCATCATTCCATCACCAAATACAAGGGACAGTGGATTCTGTTCTATCATTGGTGGGATATCAGCGGATTCAATAAACTGCGCTCCATGCGGGCGGATTATCTGCAGTTTCATAAAGACGGCAGTATTCTGAAGGTGAAGCCGACCCTTCGGGGTATTGGTACGCCGGGGCTCGGTGAGCTGATTCAGGTTGATCGGTATAATGAAATCAACGGCTGCGAAACGGCTTTCCTTGAAAAGGACGGTTATCGCGGCTGGATGGTGACCGAAACGAAACCGAACAGCCATGTCCGTTTTGATCGCGTAAACTTTACCGGTGCGAAAAAAATCCAGGCCCGGATCGCCTGCGGGCAGACCTTCGGGAAATTCGAAATCCGGCAGAATCATGTGTGGGGGAAACTGCTGGCGGAATTTCCGGTGCATCATACCGGCGGATGGAACCGCTGGGAAACCATCGAGGCGGAAATCAAAGAGCCGATTGACGGGGTGCATAATCTGGTGGTGGTGTTCAAGCCGGATTGGGGCGGCACCAAGCTGGTTAATCTCGACTGGCTGAAGCTCACTGAATAG